In the genome of Piliocolobus tephrosceles isolate RC106 chromosome 20, ASM277652v3, whole genome shotgun sequence, one region contains:
- the WFDC10B gene encoding protein WFDC10B: MAPQTLLPVLVLCVLLLQAQGGYYDKMRMQRIKVCEKRPSIDLCIHHCSYFQKCEANNICCSAFCGNVCMSIL, encoded by the exons ATGGCACCCCAGACTCTGCTGCCTGTCCTGGTTCTCTGTGTGCTGCTGCTTCAGGCTCAGGGAGGATACTATGACAAGATGAGGATGCAGA GAATCAAGGTCTGTGAGAAGCGACCCAGCATAGATCTATGCATCCACCACTGTTCATATTTCCAAAAGTGTGAAGCAAATAACATATGCTGTTCAGCCTTCTGTGGGAACGTTTGCATGAGCATCCTGTGA